One region of Cobetia sp. cqz5-12 genomic DNA includes:
- a CDS encoding pirin family protein codes for MFTLRPAAERGHARFGWLESRHSFSFASYYDPNHMGVSVLRVLNDDTVAPGAGFETHPHRDMEIISYVLEGSIEHRDTMGSHRTLGVGEVQLMSAGSGIEHSEYNPSTRQPLHFLQIWITPDARGLTPRYQQQAFTAREGLDLLIAPPQEAVDGILSINQDARMYRIGLQGDDEQRTALELPLDAKRRYYLHVIDGTATLKGKDQQSLLLSAGDAVTLDHEPEATLDEARGLHALLFDLPA; via the coding sequence ATGTTCACGTTACGTCCAGCGGCAGAACGCGGTCATGCCCGATTCGGCTGGCTGGAGAGCCGCCACAGCTTTTCCTTCGCCAGCTACTATGACCCGAATCACATGGGCGTCTCCGTACTGCGCGTGCTCAATGATGACACCGTGGCACCCGGCGCAGGCTTCGAGACGCATCCGCACCGTGACATGGAAATCATCAGCTATGTGCTGGAAGGCAGCATCGAGCATCGTGACACCATGGGCTCACATCGCACCCTGGGAGTGGGCGAAGTCCAGCTGATGAGTGCCGGCAGCGGTATCGAGCACAGCGAGTACAATCCCTCGACTCGCCAGCCACTGCATTTCCTGCAGATCTGGATCACCCCGGATGCCAGGGGCCTGACGCCGCGCTATCAGCAGCAAGCCTTCACGGCACGCGAGGGACTCGACCTGTTGATCGCCCCGCCACAAGAGGCCGTGGACGGCATCCTGTCCATCAATCAGGATGCCCGGATGTATCGCATCGGCCTGCAAGGGGATGACGAGCAACGCACAGCACTGGAACTGCCACTGGACGCAAAGCGCCGCTACTACCTGCACGTCATCGACGGGACGGCAACACTGAAGGGCAAGGATCAGCAGAGCCTGCTCCTGTCCGCGGGGGATGCCGTCACGCTGGATCATGAACCCGAGGCCACTCTCGATGAGGCGCGAGGCCTGCATGCGCTGCTGTTCGACCTGCCCGCCTGA
- a CDS encoding LysR family transcriptional regulator: protein MVSPITLDALRVLDAIDRRGSFAAAAETLHRVPSAISYSVQKLEEELGVPLFDRSRRKAELTDAGRLVLEHGRRILLATDEMTALARQAGAGWEVELRICVDTILDPDALYPLLEEFQAIQPRTRVVLGEEVMGGAWEALHDNRCDLVIGAPGEAPVSGLSSRVFGAIEPVFAVAAGHPLTHLPQPLSADALRDYPTVIVADSSRSLPGRSSGLLDGRSQIIVKTTAQKIDVQRKGLGVGYLPLHRIRQSLEDGSLTVLQLETDRAPIDLSLAWRSGRQGKALKWFLERLAAPGMGEAFGLLPRKATIDLRKD from the coding sequence ATGGTCTCACCCATCACGCTGGACGCGCTGCGCGTACTGGATGCCATTGACCGACGTGGCAGTTTCGCCGCGGCCGCCGAGACACTGCACCGCGTGCCCTCGGCGATTTCCTACTCGGTGCAGAAGCTGGAGGAAGAGCTGGGCGTACCGCTGTTCGACCGTTCGCGCCGCAAGGCCGAACTGACCGATGCCGGACGCCTGGTGCTGGAGCATGGGCGACGCATTCTGCTGGCCACCGATGAGATGACGGCGCTGGCGCGTCAGGCGGGGGCGGGCTGGGAAGTCGAGCTGCGTATCTGTGTCGATACCATTCTTGATCCGGACGCGCTCTATCCGCTGTTGGAGGAGTTTCAGGCCATCCAACCGCGTACCCGGGTGGTACTCGGTGAGGAGGTGATGGGGGGCGCCTGGGAAGCGTTGCACGACAACCGCTGTGATCTGGTGATCGGAGCGCCCGGCGAGGCACCCGTATCGGGGTTGTCGAGCCGAGTGTTCGGGGCGATCGAGCCGGTCTTCGCCGTGGCGGCCGGCCATCCGCTGACACATCTGCCACAGCCGCTGTCTGCCGACGCCTTGCGTGACTATCCCACCGTCATTGTGGCCGATAGTTCGCGCAGCTTGCCCGGGCGCTCTTCAGGGCTGCTGGATGGTCGCAGTCAGATCATCGTCAAGACCACGGCGCAGAAGATAGACGTCCAGCGCAAAGGGCTTGGCGTCGGCTATCTGCCGTTGCACCGGATTCGTCAATCACTGGAAGACGGCAGCCTCACGGTGCTGCAACTGGAGACGGATCGCGCGCCGATCGATCTCTCCCTTGCCTGGCGCAGTGGCCGTCAGGGCAAGGCGCTCAAATGGTTCCTCGAGCGCTTGGCTGCCCCCGGCATGGGCGAGGCCTTCGGGCTGTTGCCGCGCAAGGCAACGATTGACTTGCGTAAAGATTGA
- a CDS encoding YkvA family protein, with amino-acid sequence MSKDTTITSTPLETPRLPAPDAQPLTAHASEYSEEGFWHKVSSVARKAGQTALNPALRMYFAAQDSDTPVWARTTIYGALGYFISPIDALPDFTPLLGYTDDITLMAGAVAIVAAHIKPEHRARADKVLKRWFD; translated from the coding sequence ATGAGCAAGGACACGACCATCACGTCCACTCCACTCGAGACACCCCGATTGCCGGCACCGGATGCACAGCCCCTCACGGCCCACGCCTCCGAGTACAGCGAGGAAGGTTTCTGGCACAAGGTCTCGTCGGTCGCCCGCAAGGCCGGCCAGACAGCACTCAATCCCGCCCTGCGCATGTATTTCGCGGCGCAGGATTCCGATACCCCTGTCTGGGCCAGAACCACCATCTATGGCGCGCTGGGCTACTTCATTTCCCCCATCGATGCCCTGCCGGACTTCACCCCCTTGCTGGGTTACACCGACGACATCACCTTGATGGCGGGCGCGGTGGCCATCGTGGCGGCCCATATCAAGCCGGAACATCGCGCACGCGCGGACAAGGTGCTCAAGCGCTGGTTCGATTGA
- a CDS encoding DoxX family protein, producing MFKSALSRLMSTDTSLASLVLRVPTGIIFMAHGSQKLFGAFGGYGLEGTGQWMASMGIEPGYLMALLSGSGEFFGGLAILIGLLTRPAAAVLVFTMLIAILTVHIGNGLFMSNNGFEYALALLTIAASLMITGGGKLSLDRVLQPGSNAVRED from the coding sequence ATGTTCAAATCCGCCCTATCTCGTCTGATGTCCACTGACACGAGCCTCGCAAGCCTGGTGCTGCGCGTGCCCACCGGCATCATCTTCATGGCCCACGGGTCACAGAAGCTGTTCGGCGCCTTCGGCGGCTACGGTCTGGAAGGCACGGGGCAGTGGATGGCCTCCATGGGCATCGAGCCCGGCTACCTGATGGCACTGTTGTCCGGCAGCGGTGAATTCTTCGGCGGACTGGCCATTCTCATCGGTCTCCTGACGCGCCCGGCGGCTGCCGTGCTGGTCTTCACGATGCTGATCGCCATCCTGACCGTGCATATCGGCAATGGCCTGTTCATGAGCAACAACGGCTTCGAATACGCGTTGGCCCTGTTGACCATCGCGGCCAGCCTCATGATCACCGGCGGCGGCAAGCTGTCCCTTGACCGGGTACTGCAACCGGGCAGCAACGCCGTGCGCGAAGACTGA